In Quercus lobata isolate SW786 chromosome 12, ValleyOak3.0 Primary Assembly, whole genome shotgun sequence, a genomic segment contains:
- the LOC115970581 gene encoding uncharacterized protein LOC115970581, producing the protein MARLLAEDVNLALKRVRVEVRLALSFSDEDKVGTIQPHDDALVIMLRIGGYDVKRVMVDQGSGAEVMFPDLYKGLNLKLEDLTAYDSPLISFDGKVVIPKGQTRLPIQARSEVVEVNFIVVDAYSPYTAIVGRP; encoded by the coding sequence ATGGCTCGACTACTTGCCGAGGACGTTAACCTTGCGCTGAAGAGGGTTAGAGTGGAGGTTCGACTGGCATTAAGTTTTTCAGATGAGGATAAGGTCGGAACCATACAACCACATGATGATGCTTTAGTGATCATGCTTAGGATAGGAGgatatgatgtgaagagagtgATGGTAGACCAAGGCAGTGGCGCAGAGGTTATGttccctgatctatacaaggggctaaaCCTGAAACTTGAGGATTTGACAGCATACGATTCACCTCTAATAAGTTTCGATGGGAAAGTTGTCATCCCAAAGGGTCAGACCAGACTACCCATACAAGCAAGatcagaggtggtggaggtgaacttTATTGTGGTGGACGCCTATTCACCCTACACAGCCATTGTGGGAAGACCCTAG